AATGGGTGCTGCGCACCGCCTGCCTGCAGGCGCGCGCGTGGCAGCAGGAATGCCGGCGCGCGGTGCGCGTGGCCGTCAACCTGTCGGCACGCCAGTTCAAGGACGAGAACCTGGCGCAGACCGTGCTCGCCGTGCTGCACGACACGGGCCTCGACCCGCGCCTGCTGGAACTGGAGCTGACCGAGGGTACCTTGATGGACGACGCGCGCGCCACGCTGGCGACGCTGGAACAGCTGCGCGCGATCGGCATCTGGCTGTCGATCGACGACTTCGGCACGGGCTACTCGTCGATGAACTACCTGAAGCGCTTCGACGTGCGCGCGCTGAAGATCGACAAGAGCTTCATCAGCGGCCTGCCGCAGGACTCGGAAAACGCGGCCATCACGCGCGCCATCATCGCCATGGCCCATGGCCTCAAGATGGCGGTGGTGGCCGAAGGCGTCGAAACGGACGAACAGCTGGCGCTGCTGGAGCAGTACGGCTGCGACATGGCGCAGGGCTACCTGCTGGGGCGGCCACAATCGATCGAGGCGATCGCGCAGATGCTGGCGGGCACGGCGCCACTGCGGCTGGCGCGATGAAGCTGTACCGGGCGGTGGGGCCGGATGAACTGGCGGACCTGCGCCTGTTCCACCGGCTGCGCAATCCGGACGGCATCCTGGTCAAGTACTTCACGCTCAGCGAGGACGAAGCGGTGTGGTACGCCCGGCAGGCCGTCCACGCGTTCGGGGACCCGCCTTACGCAATCATTACCTTGGAAATTGGGGTAGACTTGACATCTGCAGCCCACGTCGACCGCGGCATCCGCGTGGTCGTGCTGGGCAGCGAACGACTGGCGGGCCTGCAGCCATGGGTCGTCAGAACGCAGGTTGGCTGAGGAGAATACGATGCAAGCCGATGCCCTGATCACCGTCCGTTTCCTGTCGCCCGAAGAAGGCGGCCGCGCCCAGCCCGCCAGTGGGCGCACGTTCGGCTGCCCGCTGTTCGTCGACGGTGAAGGTTACGATTGTCGCCTGCTGCTGGACGGCCTGGTGCTGCAACCGGGCCAGCAGTACGAACTGCCCGTCAAGTTCCTGCGGCGCGAGCATGCCGAAGAGCGGCTGCGCATCGGCGCGCCCATCACGCTGTGGGAAGGCAAGACCATCGCCAGCGGTACCATCAGCCACGTCTACCCGGCCGCGCTGGCCCAGTCGATGCAGCTGGCGCCGCTGTAACGCCGGATTTTCTGTCCCTTCGGCTTTCTACGTAGAGCGCCGGTCCAGCATCGCCCGCGCGATCGTCCCCGCATCCACATACTCCAGCTCGCCACCGACCGGCACGCCGCGCGCCAGCCGGCTGACCTGCAGCCCGCGCGCCTTCAGCATCTCGCTGATGTAGTGCGCCGTGGCCTCGCCCTCGTTGGTGAAGTTGGTGGCCAGCACCACCTCCGTGACGGTGCCGTCGGCGGCCCGCGCCAGCAGCTTTTCCAGGTGGATGTCCTTGGGGCCGATGCCGTCCAGCGGCGACAGGCGCCCCATCAGCACGAAGTACAGGCCCTTGTACGTCAGGGTCTGCTCGATCATCATCTGGTCGGCCGGCGTCTCGACGACGCACAGCAGCCGCCGGTCGCGCGACTCGTCGGCGCACATCTCGCACACCTCGAGTTCCGTGAACGTGTTGCACAGGGCGCAGTGATGCACGGCCTCGACGGCCTGGTACAGCGCGCGCGACAGCATCGCCGCGCCTTCGCGGTCATGCTGCAGCAGGTGGAAGGCCATGCGTTGCGCGGATTTGGGACCGACGCCGGGCAGGCGTCGCAGCGCCTCCGTCAGGAACTCCAGCGATTTCGCCATGTCAGTGCTGGCGGAAGGCGGCCAGGATATCGGCCGTCATCGTCGGCACGAACTCCGTGATCTGGTAGCTGGCGGCGCCGGCCTGCTTGAACGGATCGAGCTCGACGATCGCCTCGATGTCGGCCCGGCTGTCGGCGCTGGCGATGATGATGCCGCCGGTGCGGGGCACCATGCGGCCCGACATCAGGAACACGCCATTGTCATACTGCTCGCGCAGGAAGGCGCGATGCGCGGCCAGCAGCGCATCGATCTCCTCGGTGGGCTTCTCGTACGTGAGCGTGATGACGAACATGGCGTCAGAATGGCATCTTGAAGCCGGCCGGCAGGTTCATGCCGGAGGTCAGCCCGCTCATCTTTTCGGCGGCGGTGGCTTCGGCCTTGCGCACGGCGTCGTTGAAGGCGGCGGCGACCAGGTCTTCCAGCATGTCCTTGTCGTCGGCCAGCAGCGACGGGTCGATCGACACGCGCTTGACATCGTTCTTGCAGGTCATGACCACCTTGACGAGGCCGGCGCCGGACTGGCCTTCCACCTCGATCAGCGCCAGCGACTCCTGCGCCTTCTTCATATTGTCCTGCATTGCTTGCGCCTGCTTCATCAGGCCGGCGAGCTGGTTTTTCATCATGATGTGGTTCTCCGTAAGGGGTAAATGCGTATTCTAATGGACCGACGTCAATGGGCCGGCGTCACGGGTGCCACGATCGAGCCGGGCACGACGAACGCGCCAAACTCGCGCACCATGCTTTGCACGAACGGATCGCCATGCACGGCCTCCTCCGCCTTGCGTTGGCAGGCTTCGCGGTGGACCTGCTGTTCGGCCGTCGTCGTATACCAGACCGGCCCCAGTTCGGTCTCCACCCGCACGGGACGGTCGAAGCGCTCGGCCAGCGCGGCCGTCAGTTTTTCCACGTTGGGCGGCGTGCGCCACGTGTCGATCGGGCAGCGCAGGCGGAACAACGCGGCATTGCCGTCGATGGTGCAGTCGATCAGTTCGGCCTGCGTCGCCAGTTGCTGCGCCACGCCGCGCAGCGGCAGGTGGGCGGCCAGCAGCGGCCAGTTGCCGTCCCAATCCAGTTCCGGTACCGGCGTGATGACGTAGGCATACGGTGCCTGCGCCGGGGCGGCCTGGCGCGCCGGGACAGCCGGCGCCGCTGCCGGCGCGGGCGCCGGTGCGGCCTCGCTGCGGGCAGCGGGCACCGCGCTGTCGTCGGAGAATTCCGTGACCCAGGGCGGCAGGTCGTCTTCTTCCGCCACCTGGCGTGGCGGCGCGCTTGGCGTCGCCTGGCGCGGCTGGGCCTGAACCTGAGCGTGACCCTGTTGTACGGGCGGCGGCGCTTCCAGCACCGCGGCCGAGCCCATCGTCAGGCCGGCGGGGTCGTCCTCCCATGGCGCGGGACGGCCCGGCGCCTGGCGGGCCTGAGCGCCTTGCGGCGCGCTGCCACCGGCTTGCGGCGGCGGCGCGACCACCGCGGCGGTACTTTCCTCGGCAGCGCGGGCGGGCGGCCTTGCACCGGTGCGGGCCGCCGTCGCCGCGCGGGCCGCTTCCAGTGCCGCGTTGATGGCGGCGCGTGCCGGGCTCACGGGGCCGCCGGCGGGACGGTTCGCGCTGGCCTGCGGCGCGACCGGTGCGGGCGGCTGCACCGGTGGGTGCGCTGGCGGCGCCGGCTGCGGACGCGCGGCGGCCGGCGGTTGCACCGGTGGTGGTGGCTGCACTGGCGCTGCCGGCATGGCGGCAGCCGGGGCGGACGGACGGGCCGGCGCGGACGCCACCGCCTGGCCGCCAGCAGCGGCCGCGGCGGCGCGGGCAGGGTTCGGGCCGGCCGGCCGCGCCGCTACCGGGGCGGCCGTGGGCGCGCCTTCGGCGGCGCCGACGCCGGGGCGAAAGGCCAGCATGCGCAGCAGCGTCATCGAGAAGCCCGCGTATTCGTCCGGCGCCAGGCCCAGCTCGTTGCGGCCGTGCACGGCGATCTGGTAATACAGCTGCACTTCCTCGGCATCGAACAGGCCGGCCAGGCGGATGATGTCGGCATATTCCGGCAGGTCTTCCGGCACGGCCGCCGGCACCGTCTGCGCCAGCGCGATCCGGTGCAGCAAGGTGCCCAGGTCCTGCAGCGCGCCGTTGTACGACAGCGAGCGGCTGGCCATCTCGTCGGCCACCGCCAGCAGGTCGGCGCCGTCGCGCTGCGCCAGCGCGTCCAGCAGGCGGATCAGGTAGGACTGGTCCAGCGCGCCCAGCATGCCCTGCACCGCTTCCAGCGTGACGGCCCCGGCCGCGTAGGCGATGGCCTGGTCGGTCAGCGACAGCGCATCGCGCATGGAACCGTGCGCGCCCTGCGCCAGCAGGCGCAGGGCCGGCTGCTCGAACGTCACGTTTTCCTGGCCCAGGATATTTTCCAGGTGGCCCACGATGTGCCCGGGCGGCATCTGCTTCAGGTTGAACTGCAGGCAGCGCGACAGCACGGTGACGGGAATCTTCTGCGGGTCCGTTGTCGCCAGGATGAACTTGACGTGCTCGGGCGGCTCCTCCAGCGTCTTCAGCATCGCGTTGAAGGCGTGGTTGGTCAGCATGTGCACCTCGTCGATCATGTAGACCTTGAAGCGTGCATTGGACGGCGCGTACACCGCCTGCTCCAGCAGCTGCGCCATTTCGTCGACGCCGCGGTTGGATGCCGCGTCCATCTCTATATAGTCAACGAAGCGGCCGCCATCGATCGCCGTGCACGCCTCGCACGCGCCGCACGGCGTGGCCGTGATGCCGCCATTGCCATCCGGCCCCGTGCAGTTGAGCGATTTCGCCAGGATGCGCGACAGCGTGGTCTTGCCCACCCCCCGCGTGCCGGTGAACAGATAGGCGTGGTGCAACCGGCCGGTACCGAGCGCATGCGTCAGGGCACGGACGACGTGCTCCTGGCCAACGAGCGTTTCAAAGTTCCGGGGACGGTATTTGCGGGCGAGGACTTGATAGGACATGCCGCGATTTTACCGCAGACGAGCGCCCCTGAGGTCAACAACAGGTTCCCCGGCCAGGCATGCCTGCGCTACACTGGGCTTTTCTTTCTGATAAGAATGGACAACATGAAGAGACTGCTTCCGCTGCTGCCGTTGTTGTTGAGCCTGCATCCTTCCGCATTTGCCGAAGAACGCGAATGGCTGCCGTACAAGAAACTGATGGAAGTCAGCCGCCTCGACAAGTTCTATGCACTGGCGCCGGCCGAGCGGGACAAGCTCGACATGTATGTCCACCTGGTGCCGTCGAACCAGGACGTCAAGCCGCGCGACCTCGTGTTGACCGTCGTCCACGCCGGTGGACGCACGCCCCTGCCGGTCGACGCCGACGGCAACCTGCGGCTGGCGCCGAATCCCCAGTGGCTGGCCGAGGATGCGAAGATCATGACGAACCAGCCGAAGAGTTCCAAGGTCGGCGTGGGCCCCGCCATGAACGCCGTCGTCCCCGCGGGCACGCAGTGGTCGTATGGCGCGCTGATGAGCAGCATTCCGCAATCGAACGCGGCCATCGGCAAGATCGCCGGCGCGCTCAGCATGTTCGCGCCGACGATCCGCTCCGTCATCCTGAAGTTCGACCAGCCGGCCCAGGTGACGATCCAGGCCAAGGCGGGTCCGAAGCAGTACGCGACGGACGGCAAGCACCAGATCCGGCTGAAGCCGGACGCCGCGCTCGTCAAGGAAAACCCGCCGATGGTGCTGAGCGCCCGGCCGCGCGAAGCGGAGCTGGACAGCGAATAAGCGCCCCACGGCCGGGGCCGTGTCCACCTGGGGGTCACACCCCGACAAAGACACGAGCTGGGCAGTAAAGCCGGTCGCGCCCGTTCGTGGTGCCGCTGAGGCTGTGTCCATGTCGGGGTGTGACCCCATGGTGGACACGTGCTCGGCTGTAGCGGACAACAAAAAAGCTGCCGAGGCAGCTTTTTTGGGAGATTAGGAGGCGAGCCTGATCTGCGGCACTTGCGGTGAACAGCTGTGGCTGCTTCGTTCCCGACCTGACCAGGTTAGCCATGCCGCAATGCGCAGGGGCCCGCCAGACCGTATTATAACACGCGTTTGTACGTGCGCGGTTACAGCCCCAGCT
This is a stretch of genomic DNA from Pseudoduganella chitinolytica. It encodes these proteins:
- the recR gene encoding recombination mediator RecR; protein product: MAKSLEFLTEALRRLPGVGPKSAQRMAFHLLQHDREGAAMLSRALYQAVEAVHHCALCNTFTELEVCEMCADESRDRRLLCVVETPADQMMIEQTLTYKGLYFVLMGRLSPLDGIGPKDIHLEKLLARAADGTVTEVVLATNFTNEGEATAHYISEMLKARGLQVSRLARGVPVGGELEYVDAGTIARAMLDRRST
- a CDS encoding YciI family protein — encoded protein: MFVITLTYEKPTEEIDALLAAHRAFLREQYDNGVFLMSGRMVPRTGGIIIASADSRADIEAIVELDPFKQAGAASYQITEFVPTMTADILAAFRQH
- a CDS encoding DNA polymerase III subunit gamma/tau, producing the protein MSYQVLARKYRPRNFETLVGQEHVVRALTHALGTGRLHHAYLFTGTRGVGKTTLSRILAKSLNCTGPDGNGGITATPCGACEACTAIDGGRFVDYIEMDAASNRGVDEMAQLLEQAVYAPSNARFKVYMIDEVHMLTNHAFNAMLKTLEEPPEHVKFILATTDPQKIPVTVLSRCLQFNLKQMPPGHIVGHLENILGQENVTFEQPALRLLAQGAHGSMRDALSLTDQAIAYAAGAVTLEAVQGMLGALDQSYLIRLLDALAQRDGADLLAVADEMASRSLSYNGALQDLGTLLHRIALAQTVPAAVPEDLPEYADIIRLAGLFDAEEVQLYYQIAVHGRNELGLAPDEYAGFSMTLLRMLAFRPGVGAAEGAPTAAPVAARPAGPNPARAAAAAAGGQAVASAPARPSAPAAAMPAAPVQPPPPVQPPAAARPQPAPPAHPPVQPPAPVAPQASANRPAGGPVSPARAAINAALEAARAATAARTGARPPARAAEESTAAVVAPPPQAGGSAPQGAQARQAPGRPAPWEDDPAGLTMGSAAVLEAPPPVQQGHAQVQAQPRQATPSAPPRQVAEEDDLPPWVTEFSDDSAVPAARSEAAPAPAPAAAPAVPARQAAPAQAPYAYVITPVPELDWDGNWPLLAAHLPLRGVAQQLATQAELIDCTIDGNAALFRLRCPIDTWRTPPNVEKLTAALAERFDRPVRVETELGPVWYTTTAEQQVHREACQRKAEEAVHGDPFVQSMVREFGAFVVPGSIVAPVTPAH
- a CDS encoding YbaB/EbfC family nucleoid-associated protein, with product MMKNQLAGLMKQAQAMQDNMKKAQESLALIEVEGQSGAGLVKVVMTCKNDVKRVSIDPSLLADDKDMLEDLVAAAFNDAVRKAEATAAEKMSGLTSGMNLPAGFKMPF